One Cicer arietinum cultivar CDC Frontier isolate Library 1 chromosome 8, Cicar.CDCFrontier_v2.0, whole genome shotgun sequence DNA segment encodes these proteins:
- the LOC101513123 gene encoding probable methyltransferase PMT21, translating into MKHKDGKLINPPNKHRSLTAAITIIVLCGFSFYLGGIFKSGNSDNGVSVINNIQKTLESPKESSGSLQIRSFNFPECSNDYQDYTPCTDPKRWRKYGTYRLTLLERHCPPISERKECLVPPPPGYKPPIRWPKSRDECWYRNVPYDWINKQKSNQHWLRKEGEKFLFPGGGTMFPNGVGEYVDLMQDLIPGIKDGSVRTAIDTGCGVASWGGDLLDRGVLTISLAPRDNHEAQVQFALERGIPAILGVISTQRLPFPSNSFDMAHCSRCLIPWTEFGGIYLLEIHRILRPGGFWVLSGPPVNYERRWRGWNTTVEEQRSDYEKLQDLLTSMCFKLYNKKDDIAVWQKATDNTCYDKLSRDSYPPKCDDSLEPDSGWYTPLRACFVVPDAKYQKSGLTYMNKWPQRLNVAPERISIVQGSSSSSFSHDNSKWKKRAQHYKKLVPELGTEKVRNVMDMNTAYGGFAASLINDPLWVMNVVSSYSPNTLPVVFDRGLIGTFHDWCEAFSTYPRTYDLLHADGLFTAESHRCEMKYVMLEMDRILRPGGHAIIRESSYFADAVATIAKGMRWICRKENTEYGVEKEKILICQKKLWQPSNSGSR; encoded by the exons GCAATTACTATCATTGTGTTGTGTGGTTTTTCCTTCTACCTAGGTGGAATCTTTAAATCTGGAAATAGTGATAATGGTGTTAGTGTAATCAACAACATTCAGAAAACACTTGAATCTCCTAAAGAGTCCTCAGGTTCTCTTCAAATTAGGTCCTTCAATTTCCCTGAATGCAGCAATGACTATCAAGACTACACTCCATGCACAGATCCAAAg AGATGGAGAAAGTATGGTACCTATAGACTTACTTTGTTGGAACGCCATTGCCCTCCAATTTCTGAGAGGAAAGAATGCTTAGTTCCTCCTCCACCTGGATATAAGCCTCCAATTAGATGGCCAAAGAGTAGAGATGAATGTTGGTACAG GAATGTGCCATATGACTGGATTAACAAGCAGAAGTCTAATCAGCATTGGTTGAGAAAGGAAGGGGAGAAATTTCTGTTTCCTGGTGGGGGTACTATGTTCCCTAATGGTGTTGGTGAATATGTTGATTTAATGCAAGATCTGATCCCAGGAATTAAAGATGGGTCAGTTAGAACTGCAATTGATACTGGTTGTGGG GTTGCTAGCTGGGGTGGTGACTTGTTGGATCGCGGCGTTCTGACGATTTCTCTTGCACCGAGAGATAACCATGAAGCTCAGGTTCAATTTGCTTTGGAGCGCGGTATCCCTGCAATTCTTGGTGTCATCTCTACACAAAGACTTCCTTTCCCTTCAAACTCCTTTGATATGGCTCATTGCTCTAGATGCCTTATCCCATGGACTGAATTTG GTGGAATTTATCTCCTTGAAATACACCGAATTCTTCGTCCTGGAGGATTTTGGGTTTTGTCCGGTCCACCAGTAAACTACGAGCGTAGGTGGCGCGGATGGAATACGACAGTGGAAGAACAAAGATCAGATTATGAGAAGCTACAAGATTTGCTCACATCAATGTGCTTCAAATTATACAACAAAAAGGATGACATTGCTGTATGGCAGAAGGCCACAGACAACACTTGCTATGATAAGCTTTCAAGAGATAGCTATCCTCCAAAATGTGATGACAGCCTTGAACCAGATTCAGGGTGGTACACTCCGCTTCGCGCATGTTTTGTCGTTCCAGACGCAAAGTACCAGAAATCAGGACTCACATACATGAACAAATGGCCTCAAAGGTTGAATGTTGCACCTGAAAGGATTTCAATTGTTCAAGGTTCAAGTTCTAGTAGTTTTAGTCATGATAACAGTAAGTGGAAAAAGCGTGCTCAACACTACAAGAAGTTGGTTCCTGAACTTGGAACAGAAAAGGTAAGAAATGTGATGGACATGAATACAGCTTATGGAGGTTTTGCTGCTTCCTTGATCAATGATCCTTTGTGGGTTATGAATGTTGTCTCATCTTATAGTCCTAATACACTCCCTGTTGTTTTCGACCGCGGCCTCATTGGAACCTTCCATGACTG GTGTGAAGCTTTTTCAACATATCCTAGAACCTATGACTTACTTCATGCTGATGGACTCTTCACTGCAGAAAGCCACAG ATGTGAAATGAAGTATGTGATGTTGGAAATGGACCGTATTTTAAGACCAGGCGGACACGCTATAATTCGAGAGTCAAGTTATTTTGCGGACGCAGTTGCAACAATTGCCAAGGGTATGCGATGGATATGTCGCAAAGAAAACACTGAGTATGGTGTTGAGAAAGAGAAGATATTGATATGCCAGAAAAAGTTATGGCAGCCATCCAACTCAGGATCAAGATAA